The DNA segment TCTCGGGATCCATGCCGACCTGGCCCGCGATCTGCAAGATGTTGCCCTTGCGCCTCGCCTGCGAATACGCGGCGACCGGCTCAGGTGCGTTCTCCGTACTGATCGCGACGTTCGTCATGCGTTTCCCTTCCCTCACGTCCGTCCACACTGGACAAACAAGGCGTTGACCCACCGACGGCGTGATGCTACACGTGGTTGATGCAGGTCACGCCACCCGCGACGCGGGCACTCTCATGACTCCGGTGATCACCAGGGGCCACCTCGACACCACGGCACTGCTGGCCGCGGGCGAGGAACGCCTCGACTGGCGCTTCAAGGCCATCCCCTCTTCGCTGTGGGGCCTGCCGCTGGCCACGGCGGCCGACGCGCGCCCTTGCCTGTTCACCGGCGGCTTCCTCGGTCCGGTCGTCGTGCTCGAAGCCGAACCACTCGAACACAACCTGCGCACCATGGCCGCCTGGTGCGCGGAGCGCGGGGTCGCGCTCGCCCCGCACGGCAAGACCACGATGGCTCCCCAGCTCTTCGCGAAGCAGTTCGACAACGGAGCGTGGGGAATCACGGCGGCCAACGCCGCGCAGCTCAGGGTCTACCGCGCCTTCGGAGTGTCCAGGGTGCTGCTGGCCAACCAGCTGGTCGACCCCGCGGCGTTGCGCTGGCTCGCCGGTGAACTGGACGACGATCCAGAGTTCGAGTTCTGCTGCTGGGTCGACTCCGTTCGCGGGGTCGAGCTGATGACCGCCGCGCTGGCCGGTGCGCGGCGGCAGGTGGACGTGCTCGTCGAACTGGGCCCGCGCGAAGCGAGGCGGGGCAGAACCGGGGTCAGGGACGAGGAAACGGCGATGGCCGTTGCTCGCGCGGCTGCCGCGAGCCCGGCGCTGCGGCTGACCGGCGTCGGCGGCTACGAGGGCGCGCTCGAAAAGGACACCACCGAACGAGCACTGGCCCACATCGAATCCTATGTGGACACACTGAGGGAAACGACGATCCTGCTCGCCGAAGCAGGGCTGTTCTCCGACGAGACGCCGGTGATCGTCAGCGCGGGCGGCAGCGCCTATTTCGACAAGGTCGCACGAGGACTCACCGTCGACTGGCCCTCCTCCCTCGACGGACTGACCGTGCTGCCGGTGCTGCGCAGCGGCGCGTACCTCACGCACGACGATGGGCGTTACCGGGAGGTGTCGCCGCTGGGCGCCTATCCGAGGGTGAGCGGCCCGCCGTTGCGCTCCGCGCTGCGCGCCTGGGCACAGGTGACGTCGATTCCCACGAACGATCTCGCGTTGCTGACGATGGGAAAACGCGACGTCTCCTTCGACGACGGCCTCCCCGAACCACAGTCACATCGCGACCCGGCGGGCACGGTACGGCCGCTGGAAGGGCACACGGTCGGCAAACTCAACGACCAGCACACCTACCTCACGCTGCCGCCCGGTTCGCCGCTCGCGGTGGGCGACTGGGTCGGTTTCGGGCTTTCCCACCCGTGCACGGTGTTCGACAAATGGCCGGTGATCCCCGTCGTCGGTGAGGACCGGCACACGGTCGTCGACTTCGTCCGCACCTACTTCTGAACGGCACGGGTGCCTAGGCTCGGGGTGTGCGGAATTCCGATCTTCACACCCCGGCCTACCAGGCGACGAAGGCTCGGTTGAGTTCGCGGTTCGGCGAGGACGTCACCACACCGTGGTGGGAAGGACTCGCCCAAACCCTTGCCGTGCTGGGAACGCGGTGGAAGCTGACCATCGGCGAACCGGTCGGCAGCGGCAACACCTCGCTCGTGCTGTGGTGCACCATGGCCGGCCGCGGTTCCGCCGTGCTCAAACTGACTCCCGACGCCGGTATCGCTTCGGCCGAAGCCACCGCGCTGCGGCAGTGGGCTTCCTCCTCCCGCGTACCGGAGGTGTGGGGCAGCGACACCGGAGCGGTGCTGCTTGAGGCCGTCCACTCCGGCCATCCCGGACCCGATGTCGCGCTGTCCGAGGTCGCCGGGCTCATCGGCGATCTGCACGCGGCAGGTGACCCCTCGGCGAGCACGCACGATCTGACCGACCGGATCGAGTTCATCTTCGGTCTCTACCGGAGGCGGTATCCGCGAGCCCGCGGCTTGGCCGGAGGGAAGGCACTCGCGCTGCGCCTGGCCGCGCGTCCGCTTCGCCGCGTGCTGCTGCACGGCGACCTGCACCCCGGCAACGTGCTCGCCGATCCGGGACGAGGGCTGATCGCGATCGACCCGAGGCCCTGCGCGGGAGACGCCGCCGTCGACGCGGTCGATTGGGTCTTCCTGTCCGCGGCCTCGGCGCGCGCGTGGCGGCGGCGCTGCGCGGAACTGGCTTCCGCGCTGGGCTTCGACGAACAGCGGCTGTGGGCGTGGTGCGTGGCCTTCGCACCGCTGCTCGCGGCGGGAACAACGGACCCGGCCGTCCGCGCGGAACTGCTCGGACTCACCACCGGAGAAAATCAGGTCGTGGAGGAGTAGCGCACTTCGGGGCGGCCGACGCTGCCGTAGTGCGGGCGGCGATCGGCGAGCCCGTTGTCGGCAAGGTATTCCAGGTAGCGGCGGGCGGTGACCCGCGAAACGCCGGTCGCGGTCGCCACTCCCGCCGCGGAGATCCCTTCACCGGACTCGGCGAGCACGGCGCTCACCGCGTCGAGTGTCGCCCCGCTCATTCCCTTGGGCAGCGCGGTGTGATCGGAGGTGCGCAGCGCGCCCAGCATTCTGTCCACATCGGCCTGGCCGCGTACCTGCCCCGGTCTCGCGGCCTGGTCCCTGAACTCCGCGTAGCGTTCCAGTTTCTCGCGCAACGTCGCGAACGTGAACGGCTTCAGCAGGTACTGCACGATGCCAGCCGACACCGCCGCCCTGACGACGGCAAGATCGCGAGCCGAGGTCACGGCCACGACGTCGGCGGTGGAACCGGCTGCCCGCAATGCCTGGCACACCGCGAGGCCGTGGGTGTCGGGAAGGTAGAAGTCGAGCAGCACCACGTCCACCCTGTGCCTCGCGCAAAACCGGATCGCCTCGTTGCCGGAGTGCACGACGCCGGAGACGACGAAGCCCGGCACGCGCTCGACGTACTGCCGGTGTGCCTCCGCCGCGACGGGGTCGTCCTCGACGACCAGCACGAAGATCATCGTCCACCCTGATTCGCGCCTGGCGTCACGGCGACGGCTCGTGCTCGGCCGGTGAGCGGGATCCGGATGGTGAACACCGCACCGGAGTCCTGGGCAGCGCCGTCGTCTCCGTTGCCGACCGAGACGACGCCCCCGTGCCTGCGGACGGTCTGCCCCACCAGCGCGAGGCCCAGTCCCCTTCCCTGCTCACCGCCCGGCTTGGTCGACCAGCCCTTGCGGAAGATGTCCTGTGCCACGCCGGGCGCGATGCCCCCGCCACTGTCGGCGACCCGCAGGAACAGCTCGTCCGCCGGGGTGCGCACGGTCACGACGACCCTCGGCGCGCGTTCGGCCGCGCCCTCGATGGCGGCGTCGATCGCGTTGTCGATCAGGTTGCCGAGGATCGTGATCAGGTCGCGCGAGTCGAGCAGCGCGCTCGTGTCGTCCATCGCCGTGTCCTCGGTCAGCACCAGTTCGGCTCCGCGTTCGCTCGCTTCACTCGACTTGCCGAGCAGCAGCGCCGCGAGCACCGGCTCGGACACGGCGCCGACGACCTTGTCCGTGAGCTGTTGTGCCGTTGCCAGTTCCGCCGTCGCCAGCTCCACCGCCTGCTCGCCACGGCCGGTCTCGACGAGGGACACGACGGCGTGCAGTTTGTTCGCCGACTCGTGCGCCTGCGCCCGCAGCGACTCGGCGAATCCGCGCACCGTGTCCAGTTCGCCGGTGAGACCTTGCAACTCGGTGTGGTCGCGCAGGGTCACGACGTTGCCCATCGCCCTGTCGTCCGAGCGGACCTGCACGGTGTTGACCAGCAGCACCCTGGTCTCGGTGACGTGCACCTCGTCGCCGCGCCGCCGAGTCGAGGTCATCGTGTCCACGAGATCGCCCGCGAGGCCCAGCTCGGCGACGGATTCGCCGCGCACGTCGCCGGAAAGGCCGAGCAGTTCCCTCGCCGCATCGTTGCACAGCACCACGCGACCGTCCCTGCCGATCAGCACCAGTCCTTCCCGCACCGCGTGCAGGATCGCCGTGTAGTACTCGAACATCCCGCTCAGCTCGGCCGGTGCGACTCCCCTCGTCTGCCTGCGCAGCCGTGCACTGACCAGCCAGCTTCCCGCGACGCCGACGGCGAGCACTCCACCGGCGACGATCAGCAACGGTTCGAGCCGTTCCCGCAGTTCGGCCGTGATCGCCTCGACGGTGATGCCGACCGCCACCAGTGCCACCACGGTGCCCTCGCCGTCGAAAACCGGGGTGACCGTGCGCACGGACGGACCGAGCGTGCCCGTGTAGGTCTCGGTGAACGGCCGCCCGGCGAGCGCCTCGGCGGTGTTGCCGACGAAGGTCTGTCCGATCAGCTCCGGGTTCGGATGCGTGTGGCGGACGCCGTCGGTGTCCATGATCGTGATGAAGTCGACCCCGGTGTCGGCGCGCACCTGCTCCACGAACGGCTGCAACTCGGCGCTGGGATCGGGCCCCGACACGGCAAGGCGGACGCCGGGCGAGTCGGCCAGCGTCGCGGCCACGGAGGTGACCTCGTCGGCCGCCTTGTCGTCGGCGGCGCGGACCGCGTCGACGTAGGCCAGTGCGAGTCCTCCGGCGACGAGAACCCCGACCAGCACGAGCTGGAGCACCAGCAGCTGGCGGGCGAGGCTCCAGCTCTTCGGCGAAACATGCACGCCACATGACAACACAGCCAGCCGCTGTTGCCGTCACTTCGGTCGCGAACGAAATGAACACAACGGTGACCTGGGTCATCTCGGTGCAGATAGTCGTCGCGATCAGCTCAATCTCTCAAGGAGGCAACGTTGCCTGAGCCGTCGACAGCGGCCGAGGCCGCACCACGACGCCGCGACCGG comes from the Prauserella marina genome and includes:
- a CDS encoding amino acid deaminase, whose product is MTPVITRGHLDTTALLAAGEERLDWRFKAIPSSLWGLPLATAADARPCLFTGGFLGPVVVLEAEPLEHNLRTMAAWCAERGVALAPHGKTTMAPQLFAKQFDNGAWGITAANAAQLRVYRAFGVSRVLLANQLVDPAALRWLAGELDDDPEFEFCCWVDSVRGVELMTAALAGARRQVDVLVELGPREARRGRTGVRDEETAMAVARAAAASPALRLTGVGGYEGALEKDTTERALAHIESYVDTLRETTILLAEAGLFSDETPVIVSAGGSAYFDKVARGLTVDWPSSLDGLTVLPVLRSGAYLTHDDGRYREVSPLGAYPRVSGPPLRSALRAWAQVTSIPTNDLALLTMGKRDVSFDDGLPEPQSHRDPAGTVRPLEGHTVGKLNDQHTYLTLPPGSPLAVGDWVGFGLSHPCTVFDKWPVIPVVGEDRHTVVDFVRTYF
- a CDS encoding aminoglycoside phosphotransferase family protein codes for the protein MRNSDLHTPAYQATKARLSSRFGEDVTTPWWEGLAQTLAVLGTRWKLTIGEPVGSGNTSLVLWCTMAGRGSAVLKLTPDAGIASAEATALRQWASSSRVPEVWGSDTGAVLLEAVHSGHPGPDVALSEVAGLIGDLHAAGDPSASTHDLTDRIEFIFGLYRRRYPRARGLAGGKALALRLAARPLRRVLLHGDLHPGNVLADPGRGLIAIDPRPCAGDAAVDAVDWVFLSAASARAWRRRCAELASALGFDEQRLWAWCVAFAPLLAAGTTDPAVRAELLGLTTGENQVVEE
- a CDS encoding response regulator, translating into MIFVLVVEDDPVAAEAHRQYVERVPGFVVSGVVHSGNEAIRFCARHRVDVVLLDFYLPDTHGLAVCQALRAAGSTADVVAVTSARDLAVVRAAVSAGIVQYLLKPFTFATLREKLERYAEFRDQAARPGQVRGQADVDRMLGALRTSDHTALPKGMSGATLDAVSAVLAESGEGISAAGVATATGVSRVTARRYLEYLADNGLADRRPHYGSVGRPEVRYSSTT
- a CDS encoding ATP-binding protein; translated protein: MHVSPKSWSLARQLLVLQLVLVGVLVAGGLALAYVDAVRAADDKAADEVTSVAATLADSPGVRLAVSGPDPSAELQPFVEQVRADTGVDFITIMDTDGVRHTHPNPELIGQTFVGNTAEALAGRPFTETYTGTLGPSVRTVTPVFDGEGTVVALVAVGITVEAITAELRERLEPLLIVAGGVLAVGVAGSWLVSARLRRQTRGVAPAELSGMFEYYTAILHAVREGLVLIGRDGRVVLCNDAARELLGLSGDVRGESVAELGLAGDLVDTMTSTRRRGDEVHVTETRVLLVNTVQVRSDDRAMGNVVTLRDHTELQGLTGELDTVRGFAESLRAQAHESANKLHAVVSLVETGRGEQAVELATAELATAQQLTDKVVGAVSEPVLAALLLGKSSEASERGAELVLTEDTAMDDTSALLDSRDLITILGNLIDNAIDAAIEGAAERAPRVVVTVRTPADELFLRVADSGGGIAPGVAQDIFRKGWSTKPGGEQGRGLGLALVGQTVRRHGGVVSVGNGDDGAAQDSGAVFTIRIPLTGRARAVAVTPGANQGGR